Proteins encoded together in one Bactrocera neohumeralis isolate Rockhampton chromosome 4, APGP_CSIRO_Bneo_wtdbg2-racon-allhic-juicebox.fasta_v2, whole genome shotgun sequence window:
- the LOC126755535 gene encoding LOW QUALITY PROTEIN: transcription factor Dp (The sequence of the model RefSeq protein was modified relative to this genomic sequence to represent the inferred CDS: inserted 1 base in 1 codon), with product MAHSTATIVTATTSAAAASATSEINCIIQDVNGKLVKILSPKDIKQETLGNASGSSRNSSAGSHTQVATSSQQQYLSRYNLQSGDSNNTYTVISTQSSGGKHQPTFTAIKYETPDTVTIKTEERYTKYTPNTNIKMKSKLHSTSSPHSNSARRQRKPEKAGKGLRHFALKVCEKVKEKGVTTYNEVADELVAEELHMNSIDSANCDQKNIRRRVYDALNVLMAMEIISKDKKEIRWIGLPSNSAEQCSELERQNEECRQRIQQKHQQLNELLLHQVAFKSLIERNXEAERQGNVPTPNSSIQLPFIIVNTHKSTKINCSVTNDKSEYIFKFDDQFEMHDDAQVLKRMGLLGGLDKGECSHEDIERAKNLVPPNFEKYIEAYGNGKGLACDSDDDTMSGYAELTNESSSHGYSRGNGRGCAKTGDDDDDDEDFNSDID from the exons ATGGCGCATTCAACAGCGACTATAGTCACAGCAACAACTTCAGCCGCTGCCGCATCGGCGACAAGTGAAATCAACTGTATAATCCAGGATGTAAATG GCAAGCTTGTCAAGATACTGAGTCCAAAGGATATAAAGCAGGAAACACTCGGCAACGCAAGTGGCAGTTCCCGTAACTCCAGCGCGGGCTCACACACACAGGTG GCTACTTCAAGTCAACAACAGTATTTGAGCCGATATAATTTACAAAGTGGCGATA GTAATAACACATATACCGTTATATCAACTCAAAGCAGTGGCGGCAAACATCAGCCGACATTCACAGCGATTAAGTACGAAACGCCCGACACG gtCACCATCAAAACGGAGGAGcgttatacaaaatatacaccaaatactaatataaaaatgaaatcaaaact ACACAGTACTAGTAGCCCACATTCTAATTCGGCACGAAGGCAACGCAAGCCTGAAAAAGCGGGTAAAGGGTTGCGACATTTTGCTCTTAAGGTTTGTGAAAAAGTCAAGGAAAAGGGTGTTACAACATATAATGAAGTGGCCGATGAATTGGTTGCCGAGGAACTACATATGAATTCCATAGATTCAGCAAACTGTGATCAAAAGAATATACGTCGGCGTGTTTATGATGCGCTCAACGTTCTTATGGCCATGGAAATAAtatcaaaagacaaaaaggagATACGTTGGATAGGCTTGCCATCAAACTCAGCTGAG caatgttCTGAGCTGGAAAGACAAAATGAAGAGTGTCGCCAACGCATACAACAGAAACATCAACAATTAAATGAGCTGTTGCTGCACCAAGTCGCTTTCAAGAGCTTAATCGAACGCA AAGAAGCAGAACGGCAAGGCAACGTGCCAACACCCAATTCATCCATACAGCTACCCTTTATCATAGTTAATACGcacaaatcaacaaaaattaattgcagCGTTACGAATGACAA ATCCgagtacattttcaaatttgatgATCAATTCGAGATGCACGATGACGCCCAAGTACTGAAACGCATGGGATTACTTGGAG gTTTGGACAAGGGCGAGTGCTCACACGAAGACATCGAACGAGCAAAGAATTTGGTACCACCGAATTTCGAGAAGTACATAGAAG CTTATGGCAATGGCAAAGGTTTGGCATGTGACTCGGATGACGATACCATGAGCGGCTATGCTGAACTTACGAATGAGTCGTCATCACATGGTTATTCTCGCGGTAATGGTCGTGGTTGTGCTAAAActggtgatgatgatgatgacgatgaagATTTTAATAGCGATATTGATTGA
- the LOC126755534 gene encoding probable peroxisomal membrane protein PEX13 produces MVDNGGATNNFRSPILMESNLMPPAGVATGGGIRTIGNSSDSQLHTPFAGNIRALPPPLPQAPYTTNTGYSTNNTYGAYGGYTGYNNFGNSFGSYGGYGSYGGYGSFGSYGGNFGGAYNRFGIGGINPMDPEMRFVQMAEASARPAFQSIESLVSAIGNIAAMLDSTFFALTSSFRAILGVASNFGRLRGVFAQFWQTFAIFRGLTWIYKKIMYWLRLSNIDPSSETFKQAFAEAVNDSSQQSGAPKLPHKGQSPWPVLAFISFIFTAPYLIMKLLGTVTNTAQEEARNPIKWVNPIETVAMYDFQARNPTELSMHGNQPLLIAPKEIQNTLGMLNTGWALACTVDHQNVGIIPINYVKSPQQLREEQQQQPKYEHQQQTISQMAEPNINKEPQPALMDLSASSFPAPPSNQQIDGTDSLPDFDIAPQPLGKSNFSVLAPSGSEEI; encoded by the exons atggtGGATAACGGCGGAGCTACAAATAATTTCCGAAGTCCTATATTGATGGAATCAAATTTGATGCCACCAGCAGGAGTGGCAACTGGCGGGGGAATACGGACTATTGGAAATAGCAGTGACTCACAACTACACACACCCTTCGCTGGCAATATACGTGCGTTACCTCCACCACTGCCACAAGCTCCGTATACTACCAACACCGGCTATAGTACCAACAACACTTATGGTGCATATGGTGGTTATACAGGTTACAATAATTTTGGTAACAGTTTTGGCTCATACGGTGGATATGGTAGTTATGGCGGTTACGGGTCGTTTGGAAGCTATGGAGGTAATTTTGGTGGTGCGTACAATCGTTTTGGCATTGGCGGCATTAATCCTATGGATCCTGAAATGCGTTTCGTACAAATGGCGGAAGCGAGCGCTAGACCTGCGTTTCAAAGTATCGAATCGCTGGTGTCAGCTATTGGAAATATAGCGGCAATGcttgattctacattttttgCACTGACTAGTTCGTTTCGTGCTATATTGGGTGTAGCATCGAATTTTGGACGATTAAGAGGAGTATTTGCACAGTTTTGGCAAACATTCGCCATTTTTCGTGGACTAACATggatatataaaaa AATAATGTACTGGCTTCGTTTATCAAATATTGATCCGTCAAGCGAGACGTTCAAACAAGCTTTCGCTGAAGCCGTCAATGATTCTTCACAACAATCAGGTGCACCTAAGTTACCTCACAAAGGTCAATCCCCATGGCCGGTATTGGCTTTTATAAGTTTTATATTTACAGCACCATACCTTATAATGAAACTCTTGGGTACAGTTACAAATACAGCGCAGGAGGAAG CGCGTAATCCGATAAAGTGGGTAAATCCTATCGAAACTGTTGCGATGTATGATTTTCAAGCCAGAAATCCTACTGAATTGAGTATGCATGGCAACCAACCTTTGCTCATTGCGCcgaaagaaatacaaaatactcTCGGAATGTTGAACACCGGCTGGGCATTAGCCTGTACTGTGGACCATCAGAATGTTGGCATTATACCGATAAATTATGTGAAAAGTCCGCAACAATTGCGTGAagaacagcaacagcaaccaaAATATGAACATCAACAACAGACGATATCACAGATGGCAGAGCCGAACATAAACAAAGAACCACAGCCAGCGTTAATGGACTTATCAGCTTCGTCTTTTCCGGCACCGCCCTCCAATCAACAAATTGATGGTACGGACTCTCTGCCTGATTTTGATATTGCACCACAACCACTTGGCAAATCCAATTTCTCGGTATTAGCGCCCAGTGGCAGCGAAGAAATATAA
- the LOC126755540 gene encoding ribonuclease H2 subunit A, protein MDFIQEEPPKKIIKTEPNEVEIKQKIEKIKEENEQKEVDVKEEISLTKDIKPEFDESAPAFDVIVDKIDSLKTLGPFIAARDNSQNIVYFQDLPDICKTEPCMLGVDEAGRGPVLGPMVYGIAFCPLNRKQVLIDLGCADSKQLTEEKREFIFNEMNTSKTPRNCVGWSVELISPNVISTSMLRRSKCSLNEVSMTSAIELIKRAIEEGVNIAEVYVDTVGPPEKYQEKLKGIFPQFKITVAKKADSTYPIVSAASICAKVTRDTALKVWKFPEGIKLSSAKFGSGYPGDPVTKRFLSENLDMVFGFPRLVRFSWSTAENALANKVFEMEFDEPDDQKPKYAGPKLTQFFKGATKNGDVQRKPCRFFRERFLDSITDF, encoded by the coding sequence ATGGATTTTATTCAAGAGGAACCACCCAAGAAAATTATCAAGACTGAACCAaatgaagttgagataaaacaaaaaattgaaaaaatcaaagaagAGAATGAACAGAAAGAAGTTGATGTTAAAGAAGAAATATCTCTAACCAAGGACATAAAGCCTGAATTTGATGAATCTGCGCCAGCCTTCGATGTGATTGTGGATAAAATTGATTCACTGAAAACTTTGGGACCATTTATTGCGGCACGAGATAATTCCCAAAACATTGTTTATTTCCAGGACCTGCCCGATATTTGCAAGACTGAACCATGTATGCTGGGTGTAGACGAAGCTGGACGTGGTCCGGTTCTCGGTCCAATGGTTTATGGCATAGCATTCTGCCCATTAAATAGAAAGCAAGTATTAATCGATTTAGGGTGTGCTGACTCCAAACAATTAACGGAAGAAAAGCGTGAgtttatatttaatgaaatgaatACTTCGAAAACACCACGGAATTGTGTTGGCTGGTCTGTAGAATTGATTTCACCTAATGTTATTAGCACTAGCATGCTACGACGCTCAAAATGTTCACTCAATGAAGTATCTATGACATCAGCGATTGAACTTATTAAACGCGCTATTGAGGAAGGAGTTAATATTGCTGAGGTATATGTGGATACTGTTGGACCCCCagaaaaatatcaagaaaagttgaaaggaatatttccacaatttaaaattactgTCGCTAAAAAGGCAGATTCTACTTATCCAATTGTCTCAGCCGCTAGTATTTGCGCTAAAGTCACTCGCGACACCGCTTTAAAGGTATGGAAGTTTCCCGAAGGAATCAAGTTGAGTTCTGCCAAATTTGGTAGTGGCTATCCAGGTGATCCAGTCACTAAACGTTTTCTCAGTGAGAATTTGGACATGGTGTTCGGTTTCCCAAGGCTTGTACGTTTCAGCTGGTCAACGGCGGAGAACGCTCTAGCGaataaagtatttgaaatgGAATTCGATGAACCAGATGATCAAAAACCGAAATATGCTGGGCCTAAGTTAACTCAGTTTTTCAAAGGGGCGACAAAAAACGGCGACGTGCAACGTAAACCCTGTCGATTTTTTAGGGAACGTTTTCTAGATAGCATTACCGATTTCTAA
- the LOC126755531 gene encoding WD repeat-containing protein CG11141 codes for MNSKELYSIREWAPLTDIMEKIPVRMIRALGIFPADLNITCVDAISEFIALGSDAGIVFWYDRYTGELQKLRTEFPARITCVKIVNSVEYMVAAGNGSGQVSVFQIQKQLPPDLNLVAPCARVKPIERYNIRDLHSCAISCVEWSKNGMKLYSGDRQGIVVLTEFDFQAHISKSTEILSEAYEIVQLSVFQSYLLVSTLYRSIVCQFSIVTGQWQVTQVGKKDRKVLSDCGGIFLKQQNCRPVLICGRPGLRFWIADTEGNVEKTLLFREAVARSPSWEIPILNPKSMCCERNITSNANFADNDEINRSFGAIQLYKGDDDMLIVTHDESTLYLLNLDRLRVEAVARGFRKILDFCVCDKEIFVLEGTRSLLRLAPMPEKPSKTAKIIFNPSMPPPVPLLGASIAGALDSPAESFEPPEQPLGKAEECFELPPVELLNLNVPIELAVESPRAEQNRRLEIFNQISEMDFDQSILHHSGISQSVGGRKKRSRRSRDRENALKSSSSEVVAPTKSQGIVEIGRVAEPETDLETPGKTLTAVEVVETKTNVKHTTTQPTLMNSSFCATTTSKNTESNQPSKTNATLKTKSHCGSLSTPLSPASPDKQKFSIKPKSLAEELNLAGVSFGPKQSSLECATPSPIHSPPAAPASTPTPMPLKDLAQAYPKQTKVEDAGVQTTPRKKLYYMEEADAEDNIYSEYTAGQPIDDLCHAALRAATLVEEYEQEDVSTKASVQSAQRQVSPEHLQFVCTQPVNEEINSFLPDFRRACDPYAMPPKVQHKTPPPSAESNGSSSEWEFLDN; via the exons ATGAACTCCAAGGAACTTTATTCGATACGAGAATGGGCACCTTTAACAGATATTATGGAAAAGATTCCTGTTCGTATGATACGAGCACTTGGCATATTCCCAGCAGATTTAAATATAACTTGTGTCGATGCAATTTCGGAATTTATAGCATTAGGCAGTGACGCTGGGATTGTTTTTTGGTATGACCGGTACACCGGCGAATTGCAGAAGCTGCGCACAGAG TTTCCGGCTCGCATTACTTGTGTCAAAATTGTCAATTCGGTGGAGTATATGGTAGCAGCAGGAAATGGTAGTGGTCAAGTGAgtgtttttcaaatacaaaaacaactaccaCCAGATTTGAATTTGGTTGCACCATGTGCTCGAGTCAAGCCCATTGAAAGATACAATATACGTGACTTGCATAGCTGCGCCATAAGCTGTGTAGAATGGTCTAAGAACGGCATGAAACTTTATTCAGGTGATCGACAAGGCATTGTAGTATTAACGGAATTTGATTTTCAAGCA CATATCAGCAAATCGACCGAAATACTTAGCGAGGCGTATGAAATCGTACAGCTTAGTGTTTTCCAGAGTTACTTGCTCGTGTCCACACTATATCGTTCCATTGTATGCCAGTTCAGTATTGTTACCGGGCAATGGCAAGTTACACAAGTTGGAAAGAAAGATCGAAAAGTTTTGTCGGATTGTGGTGGCATATTCCTTAAACAACAAAACTGTCGTCCAGTCTTGATATGTGGTCGTCCAGGATTACGATTTTGGATTGCTGATACCGAGGGTAATGTGGAAAAAACATTACTTTTTCGCGAAGCTGTGGCGCGTAGTCCTTCCTGGGAAATACCAATACTTAATCCTAAATCAATGTGTTGCGAACGAAATATAACTTCGAATGCTAATTTTGCCGATAACGACGAAATTAACAGAAGTTTTGGTGCAATACAACTGTATAAGGGCGATGATGATATGCTGATCGTTACACATGACGAATCCACATTGTATTTGCTAAATTTGGATCGTCTGCGCGTCGAAGCTGTGGCACGAGGTTTTCGAAAAATACTTGATTTTTGTGTGTGTGATAAGGAAATTTTCGTTTTGGAAGGTACACGTTCTTTGCTTCGGCTGGCGCCTATGCCAGAGAAGCCGAGTAAAACTG ccaaaataattttcaatccgTCAATGCCGCCCCCAGTTCCTTTGCTAGGTGCTTCAATCGCCGGTGCACTTGATTCGCCCGCTGAGTCGTTTGAACCACCCGAGCAGCCACTGGGTAAAGCGGAAGAATGTTTTGAATTACCGCCTGTTGAGTTACTCAATTTAAATGTACCAATAGAATTGGCTGTAGAATCGCCACGCGCTGAACAAAATCGTCGTTTGGAGATTTTTAATCAGATTTCTGAAATGGATTTCGACCAATCTATATTGCATCATAGCGGCATATCACAAAGTGTTGGCGGTCGGAAAAAACGTTCACGACGCAGCCGAGATCGGGAGAATGCTTTAAAGAGTAGCAGCAGCGAAGTTGTGGCACCAACAAAGTCACAGGGCATTGTAGAAATTGGTCGTGTTGCAGAGCCAGAAACAGATTTGGAAACACCAGGTaaaaccctgacagctgttgaAGTTGTGGAGACAAAAACCAACGTAAAGCATACAACAACTCAGCCAACATTAATGAATAGCAGTTTTTGCGCAACCacaacttcaaaaaatacaGAAAGTAATCAACCGAG CAAAACAAATGCAACATTGAAAACCAAATCACATTGTGGTTCTCTATCGACACCATTGTCGCCCGCTTCACCTGAcaaacaaaagttttccataaaaccCAAAAGTCTCGCTGAAGAATTAAATTTAGCTGGCGTTTCATTTGGTCCTAAACAATCTAGTTTGGAATGTGCAACACCATCTCCAATACACTCTCCGCCTGCTGCACCAGCTTCCACTCCCACGCCAATGCCACTGAAAGATCTCGCCCAAGCATATCCCAAACAAACTAAAGTCGAAGATGCTGGTGTCCAGACAACGCCACGCAAAAAGCTCTACTACATGGAGGAAGCCGACGCCGAAGATAATATTTACTCAGAGTACACCGCTGGACAACCAATCGATGACTTGTGTCATGCAGCTTTGCGTGCCGCAACTCTAGTGGAGGAATATGAACAAGAAGACGTTAGTACCAAAGCGTCCGTTCAGTCAGCCCAACGTCAAGTCTCACCCGAACATTTACAATTCGTTTGTACACAGCCGGTGAATGAGGAGATTAATAGTTTCCTACCAGACTTTCGACGCGCATGTGATCCGTACGCAATGCCGCCTAAGGTGCAGCATAAAACTCCGCCACCTTCTGCCGAGTCTAATGGAAGTTCCAGTGAATGGGAGTTTTTGGATAATTGA